The following are encoded together in the Humulus lupulus chromosome 5, drHumLupu1.1, whole genome shotgun sequence genome:
- the LOC133778960 gene encoding uncharacterized protein LOC133778960 has protein sequence MASNRDDSLQSISVRLDGKNYSYWNYVMKKNLKGKKMWGYVSGTLVKPTNDKADYATLLENWEVDNSKIITWINNSVEHSIGTQLAKYETAKEVWDHLARLYTQSNFAKQYQLESVIRALEQKDMSIQEFYSVMTDLWDQLTLTESAELRAFAPYIARREEQRLVQFLMALRDDFEGLRGSILHRSPLPSVDSVVSELLADEIRLKSEAGKGILPAPSPSVLVVPPRHFTHHENKPHTKVGVDECSFCKQKGHWKAQCPKLVNRAPQQQRHQLRPPQFGNQPPHYGSQPQFGNHSQPRPYRPPQFNVVATVPPSDS, from the coding sequence ATGGCAAGTAATAGAGATGATTCACTTCAATCCATTAGTGTGAGGTTAGATGGAAAGAATTATTCTTATTGGAACTATGTgatgaaaaaaaatttgaaagggaAAAAGATGTGGGGTTATGTTTCTGGAACTTTGGTTAAACCAACAAATGACAAAGCGGATTATGCAACTTTGCTAGAAAATTgggaagtggataattcaaaaattattacTTGGATAAACAACTCTGTAGAACACTCCATAGGTACCCAACTAGCCAAGTATGAAACAGCGAAGGAAGTTTGGGACCATCTTGCAAGGCTGTATACTCAGTCTAACTTTGCAAAGCAATATCAATTAGAATCAGTTATTAGAGCTCTTGAACAAAAAGATATGAGTATTCAAGAGTTCTATTCAGTTATGACAGATCTATGGGATCAATTAACCCTTACTGAATCTGCAGAATTACGAGCTTTTGCACCATATATTGCTCGTAGGGAGGAACAACGATTGGTTCAGTTTTTGATGGCACTTCGTGATGACTTTGAGGGACTCCGTGGCTCTATTTTGCATCGTTCTCCACTTCCTTCGGTTGATTCAGTAGTTAGTGAACTATTGGCAGATGAAATTCGTCTTAAGTCTGAAGCAGGAAAAGGCATCCTCCCAGCACCCAGTCCCTCTGTTTTGGTAGTTCCTCCTCGACACTTTACTCACCATGAGAATAAACCTCACACAAAGGTTGGAGTTGATGAATGCAGCTTTTGCAAACAAAAAGGTCACTGGAAGGCTCAGTGTCCTAAATTAGTAAATCGTGCACCTCAGCAACAAAGACATCAACTCAGACCTCCTCAATTCGGTAATCAACCGCCTCATTATGGTAGCCAACCACAGTTTGGCAATCACTCACAACCTCGACCATACCGTCCTCCGCAATTTAATGTCGTTGCTACTGTACCTCCATCTGACTCGTAA